The Pontibacter pudoricolor genome contains a region encoding:
- a CDS encoding amidohydrolase, with amino-acid sequence MHKTLLTIVGAGLLALPATAQDAKLLARANSMADKTEKKVIEWRRDFHEHPELGNREVKTAEKIAAELKRLGIEVETGVAHTGVVGVLKGGKPGPVVALRADMDGLPVTERANLPYASKAKSTYNGQEVGVMHACGHDTHVAMLLGAAEVLAGMKKDLPGTVKFIFQPAEEGAPAGEKGGASLMVEEGVLSKGPKPEVIFGLHINSQTEVGKLKYRPGGIMASADLLKIKVKGKQVHGASPWAGVDPIVASAQIINGLQTIVSRQLDLTEDAAVVTIGSIHGGVRNNIIPEEVLLEGTIRSLNPEMQKQIHEKIKLTATKIAESTGATAEVTIAEMAPVTFNDAALTQKMLPTLQTIAGKDNVLLMNAMTGAEDFAYYQQKTPGLFVFVGGMKKGQDPATAPAHHTPDFYIDESGMNLGVKTLLGLTLNYMMGKGK; translated from the coding sequence ATGCACAAAACATTACTAACTATAGTTGGCGCCGGACTGCTGGCCCTTCCTGCCACTGCCCAGGATGCAAAACTGCTTGCCCGAGCCAATTCCATGGCCGACAAAACAGAAAAGAAAGTAATTGAATGGCGGCGCGATTTTCATGAGCACCCCGAACTTGGCAACCGCGAAGTAAAGACCGCTGAGAAAATAGCTGCCGAGCTGAAACGGTTAGGCATTGAAGTAGAAACCGGCGTAGCGCACACCGGTGTGGTGGGCGTGCTGAAAGGCGGAAAACCCGGACCTGTAGTTGCCCTGCGTGCCGATATGGATGGTTTGCCTGTAACAGAACGTGCTAATTTGCCTTATGCATCTAAAGCAAAGAGTACTTACAACGGTCAGGAAGTTGGCGTAATGCACGCCTGCGGCCACGATACGCATGTGGCCATGTTGCTGGGCGCTGCCGAAGTGCTGGCCGGAATGAAGAAAGATTTGCCTGGAACGGTTAAGTTTATCTTTCAGCCTGCCGAAGAAGGCGCACCGGCCGGGGAGAAAGGCGGCGCTTCGCTGATGGTGGAAGAAGGCGTGCTGAGCAAAGGACCAAAACCGGAAGTAATATTCGGGTTGCATATTAACTCCCAGACCGAAGTTGGAAAACTGAAGTACAGGCCCGGCGGCATTATGGCCAGTGCTGATTTGCTTAAGATAAAAGTGAAAGGCAAGCAGGTGCATGGCGCGAGCCCATGGGCTGGTGTAGATCCTATAGTTGCGTCGGCGCAGATCATAAACGGCCTGCAAACTATAGTCAGTCGCCAGCTCGACCTGACCGAAGATGCCGCTGTAGTAACGATTGGTAGCATACACGGTGGCGTGCGCAACAACATCATTCCGGAAGAGGTGTTGCTGGAAGGCACTATCCGTTCCCTGAACCCCGAGATGCAGAAACAGATACATGAGAAGATAAAACTGACAGCTACCAAAATTGCCGAAAGCACCGGTGCCACCGCCGAAGTAACTATAGCAGAGATGGCACCTGTAACATTTAACGATGCAGCCTTAACCCAGAAAATGTTGCCAACCCTGCAAACTATAGCCGGCAAAGATAATGTGCTGCTGATGAACGCCATGACCGGCGCCGAAGACTTTGCCTATTACCAGCAGAAGACACCCGGGCTGTTTGTGTTTGTAGGCGGTATGAAAAAAGGCCAGGACCCAGCCACTGCCCCAGCCCATCACACGCCAGATTTTTACATCGACGAAAGCGGCATGAACCTGGGCGTTAAAACACTGCTAGGCCTTACATTAAACTATATGATGGGGAAGGGCAAATAG